The following DNA comes from Phytohabitans rumicis.
TTTGATCGTCATCGGCTTGTCGGTCAGCGGGTCGACGCCCAACTCCCGGAGCGGCTCGGCGGAGGCCCGTCGCTGGCGGGCCTTCGGCGCGGCCAGCAGGGCGAGCGCCTGGTCCAGCGAGACCGTGAAGATCTGCTCCTCGGTCTCCAGCGAGCGGAAGTCCTCGCCCCTCTTGACGTACGGGCCGTAGCGGCCGGCGGCGGCGAACACCTCCTGGCCCGCCGGGTCGACGCCGACCAGTCGGGGCAGCGTGAGCAGCCTCAGCGCCTCTTCCAGCGTCAACGTTTCGGGTGCGTGGGAGCGCAGCAGCGAGGCGTTACGGTCGCCGGTCGACACGTACGGGCCGTAGCGGCCGGACTTGAGCACGACGGGCTCGCCGGTCTCCGGGTGCTCGCCCAGCTTGCGCTCGCCGCTGCCGCCGAGGAAGAGCTCGTCGACCTTCTCCGCGGTCAGCTCGTCGGGCGCCAGTCCTTCCGGGATGGAGACCCGGTCGTCGCCGTTCTCGGACGGCTCGGCGTCGGGCAACGTCCGTTGCAGGTACGGCCCGTAGCGGCCGACCCGGACGACCACGTCGCGGCCGTCGTCGTCGCGGAAGAGCGGGATCGAGTTGACGCTGCGCGCGTCGATGTCGCCGAGGTTCTCGGTAACCATCTTCTTCAGGCCGCCCGACCGGGCGATCGACCCGTCGTCGCCGACCGGCGCGCCGAAGTAGAACGACGTCAGGAAGTCGACAGCCTGGGCGTCGCCGGACGCGATCTCGTCCAGCTCGTTTTCCATCGCGGCGGTGAAGTTGTAGTCGACGAGCCGCGGGTAGTGCTGCTCCAGCAGCCCCACGACCGCGAACGCCAGGAACGACGGGATCAGCGCCTGGCCGCGCTTGACGACGTACCCCCGGTCCTGGATCGTCGCCATGATCGACGCGTACGTCGACGGGCGCCCGATGCCCAGCTCCTCAAGCTGCTTGACCAGCGACGCCTCGGTGTAGCGCGACGGCGGCTGGGTGGTGTGCCCGACGGCGGCCAGCTCCTCGGCGGTGAGCGGCTGGTCCTTGACCAGGTTGGGCAGGCGCCGCTCCTGGTCGTCGGCCTCGGCGTTCTCGTCGTCGGAGGACTCGACGTACGCCCGCAGGAAGCCCGGGTCGGTGATGGTCTTGCCGGTCGCGCCGAAGTCGGCCTCTTCGCCGGCGGTCGAGACGGCCCGGATCCGCACCGACACCGACGAACCGACGGCGTCGGTCATCTGGGACGCGATCGTGCGGCGCCAGATCAGCTCGTAGAGCTTGAACTCCTCGGCCGACAGCTCCTTGGCCACCTCGCCGGGTGTCCGGAAGTTGTCACCCGCGGGGCGGATGGCCTCGTGCGCCTCCTGGGCGTTCTTGACCTTGCCGGTGTAGCGGCGGGGCTGCGGCGGGACGTTGCGCTCGCCGTACAGCTCGGCGATCTGGCGGCGCGCCGCGGTGAGGGCGGTCTCGGACAGATTGACCGAGTCCGTACGCATATAGGTGATATAGCCGTTTTCGTACAGTCGCTGCGCGATCCGCATCGTCTGCTGTGACGAAGTACGCAGCTTGCGGGCCGCCTCCTGCTGCAGCGTGGAGGTGATGAACGGCGCATACGGCTTGCGACGGTACGGCTTTTCCTCGACCCGGGTCACAGTGAACGGCCGCCCGTCGAGGCGGGCGGCCAGGCCACGGGCGCCGTCAGCGTCCAGGTGCACGACCCCGGCGCCGGGCTTCACCTTGCCCGTCGTGGGCTCGAAGTCCTTGCCCGTGGCGATCCGGTCGCCATCGAGGGCGACCAGCGTGGCGCCGAACGAGCGCGGGCCGTCGACCTGCCCCTGGACGGCCAGGGTGGCGGCCACGTCCCAGTACTCCGCGGTGCGGAACGCCATCCGCTGCCGCTCGCGCTCCACCACGATCCGGGTGGCGACCGACTGGACCCGGCCCGCCGACAGCCGCGGCATGACCTTCTTCCACAGGACGGGCGACACCTCGTACCCGTAAAGGCGGTCGAGGATGCGGCGCGCCTCCTGCGCGTCGACCAGGTCCCGGTCGATGTCGCGCGGGCTGGCGATCGCGGCCTGGATGGCCGGCTTGGTGATCTCGTGGAAGACCATCCGGCGGACCGGCACTTTGGGCTTCAACGTCTCGACCAGGTGCCAGGCGATGGCCTCGCCCTCGCGGTCCTCATCGGTGGCGAGGAAGACCTCGTCGACCTCCTTGACCAGCGAGCGGAGCTTGCGGATCTGATCCCTGCGGTCGGGTGAGACGACGTAGAGGGCGGCGAAGCCGTTGTCGACGTCGACACCGAGCCGGGCCCAGGCTTCCCCCTTGTGCGACGCCGGCACGTCGGCGGCGTTGCGCGGCAGGTCACGCACGTGGCCCAGGCTTGCCTCCACGACGTATCCCGGGCCTAGATAGCCCGAGATCGTCTTGGCCTTCGCCGGTGACTCGACGATGACCAGACGGCTGCTGGCGTTGCTCGGCACTTCTCTCCTGACCTTGGCTCTCGGGTCTGCCTCAGTCGGGTACCAGAACCGAGAGGCAGATGTCCAACGTAACGCGCCGTCCGCCCGGCGGTTGCGCGGACCAGACGGCGACACGGTACACCGAACTGCAATGGTGACGTCGCCCACCGCACCGGACGTACCCCACCGACACAGTCGTGAACATGAATCACGCGGGCCATTCCGCCTGCGGCGCGGCC
Coding sequences within:
- the topA gene encoding type I DNA topoisomerase; translated protein: MPSNASSRLVIVESPAKAKTISGYLGPGYVVEASLGHVRDLPRNAADVPASHKGEAWARLGVDVDNGFAALYVVSPDRRDQIRKLRSLVKEVDEVFLATDEDREGEAIAWHLVETLKPKVPVRRMVFHEITKPAIQAAIASPRDIDRDLVDAQEARRILDRLYGYEVSPVLWKKVMPRLSAGRVQSVATRIVVERERQRMAFRTAEYWDVAATLAVQGQVDGPRSFGATLVALDGDRIATGKDFEPTTGKVKPGAGVVHLDADGARGLAARLDGRPFTVTRVEEKPYRRKPYAPFITSTLQQEAARKLRTSSQQTMRIAQRLYENGYITYMRTDSVNLSETALTAARRQIAELYGERNVPPQPRRYTGKVKNAQEAHEAIRPAGDNFRTPGEVAKELSAEEFKLYELIWRRTIASQMTDAVGSSVSVRIRAVSTAGEEADFGATGKTITDPGFLRAYVESSDDENAEADDQERRLPNLVKDQPLTAEELAAVGHTTQPPSRYTEASLVKQLEELGIGRPSTYASIMATIQDRGYVVKRGQALIPSFLAFAVVGLLEQHYPRLVDYNFTAAMENELDEIASGDAQAVDFLTSFYFGAPVGDDGSIARSGGLKKMVTENLGDIDARSVNSIPLFRDDDGRDVVVRVGRYGPYLQRTLPDAEPSENGDDRVSIPEGLAPDELTAEKVDELFLGGSGERKLGEHPETGEPVVLKSGRYGPYVSTGDRNASLLRSHAPETLTLEEALRLLTLPRLVGVDPAGQEVFAAAGRYGPYVKRGEDFRSLETEEQIFTVSLDQALALLAAPKARQRRASAEPLRELGVDPLTDKPMTIKSGRFGPYVTDGETNASLRRDQTPESLTIEQASEMLADRRAKGPATPRKKAAAKKAAPAADGATPAKKAAAKKTTAAKKTTAAKKATPAKKAAPRKAAPKKP